A window of Dehalococcoidia bacterium contains these coding sequences:
- the truB gene encoding tRNA pseudouridine(55) synthase TruB → MGLNGLLNVNKPPGCSSFSIVAGVRRLSGERRVGHAGTLDPAASGVLPICLGQATRVAEYLMEYPKEYLAGIELGLSTDTYDGEGRIIARGVLHNISRTMIEDALRAFMGDIIQVPPAFSAVKINGRKSYALARAGRAVTLQPRRVHIHDIEIIAFDLPYLKLRISCSKGTYIRSLANDLGVNLGCHAYLKDLERTSYGPFKIAGAVTPGQLHEAAEEGRLEQLLFPLDFALTGGRVYLDEIQAASVAKGLDIPLDIYDPYSKNYCSAYTQDGRLLAVMKFTAENGLWHPQKVFDL, encoded by the coding sequence ATGGGCTTAAACGGTCTGCTAAACGTAAATAAGCCCCCCGGCTGCTCATCGTTCAGCATCGTGGCTGGAGTTCGCCGCCTGAGCGGTGAGAGACGAGTCGGTCATGCCGGTACGCTCGATCCAGCTGCCAGCGGCGTTCTCCCCATTTGCCTGGGGCAGGCCACCCGCGTTGCTGAATACCTCATGGAGTACCCCAAGGAATATCTGGCAGGGATCGAACTGGGCTTAAGCACTGATACATATGACGGCGAAGGCCGTATTATCGCTCGCGGCGTATTGCATAATATATCTCGCACAATGATAGAAGATGCGCTCCGCGCATTTATGGGAGATATAATACAGGTGCCGCCGGCCTTCAGCGCCGTTAAAATCAATGGCAGGAAGTCTTACGCACTGGCCAGAGCCGGCCGCGCGGTAACCCTTCAACCGCGCAGGGTCCACATCCATGATATCGAGATCATAGCTTTTGACCTGCCTTACCTGAAACTGAGAATATCCTGCTCAAAAGGTACGTATATACGATCGCTGGCCAATGACCTGGGCGTGAACCTCGGTTGCCACGCTTATCTTAAGGACCTGGAACGCACCTCGTACGGACCGTTTAAAATAGCGGGTGCCGTCACCCCCGGTCAATTACATGAAGCAGCTGAGGAGGGCCGCCTGGAGCAACTTCTTTTCCCGCTGGATTTTGCGCTGACCGGCGGCAGGGTGTATCTTGATGAGATACAGGCCGCCAGCGTAGCAAAAGGCCTCGATATCCCTCTCGATATATATGATCCATACTCAAAGAATTACTGCTCCGCTTATACTCAGGACGGTCGCCTGCTGGCCGTAATGAAATTCACGGCCGAAAATGGTCTGTGGCATCCCCAAAAGGTTTTCGACCTGTAA
- the nusA gene encoding transcription termination factor NusA yields MVKTEFMNALMQLAAEKNLPKEIVLTALESAMVSAYRKESFTHGEDIAVKIHPVSGEVKLTMKMVVSEAPEDEYREISLKEAKKKDKTLKAGDTIVTELPPPNAGRIPAQIAKQVILQKLHDAERGAIYEEYVGKEGEIVTGTVQRVTPEHVVIDIGKTEAVIPQNEKSPTERYRQGQRLKLYIVEVARTTRGPQVIASRAHRNLLRDLLILEIPEIAGGTVEIKGVAREAGYRSKVAVFSRQSGIDPVGCCVGLRGIRIQNIVNELNGEKIDVVQWSDDPRIFIGNALSPAQVLSVTLNATETTALVKVPDKHLSLAIGKEGQNVRLAAKLTGWRIDIKSASEMEAEKAAQKEDVTGSEVIEQAEGILEAGVPVPEEETVEEPATGEEKGPEGEASVAAADGEAKPEGVGIEILMSVDAALPQQPSKIRFAEEIMAGRNGKSRKKEAPKKEEGKDAGVKTKKTKAKKKTYYEDEDFEG; encoded by the coding sequence ATGGTAAAGACCGAGTTTATGAATGCCCTCATGCAGCTTGCGGCAGAGAAAAATCTGCCCAAGGAGATAGTCCTTACTGCGCTGGAATCAGCCATGGTTTCAGCCTACCGCAAAGAATCATTCACGCACGGTGAGGATATAGCAGTTAAAATCCATCCTGTTTCAGGTGAAGTTAAGCTCACCATGAAAATGGTGGTCTCCGAAGCTCCCGAAGACGAGTACCGCGAGATCTCCCTCAAAGAGGCCAAAAAGAAAGACAAGACCCTCAAGGCCGGCGACACTATTGTCACTGAGCTGCCACCCCCCAATGCCGGCCGCATACCCGCACAGATCGCCAAGCAGGTGATTCTCCAGAAGCTTCATGATGCAGAGCGAGGGGCTATCTATGAAGAGTACGTGGGCAAGGAGGGCGAGATCGTTACCGGCACCGTGCAGCGCGTTACACCCGAGCATGTTGTCATTGATATCGGCAAGACAGAGGCAGTCATACCCCAGAACGAGAAGTCTCCAACCGAGCGTTACCGCCAGGGTCAGCGCCTCAAGCTTTACATTGTTGAGGTAGCGCGTACCACCAGGGGTCCGCAGGTGATTGCCTCCAGGGCGCATCGCAATCTGCTGAGGGATCTGCTTATACTTGAAATACCCGAAATCGCTGGAGGCACAGTAGAGATCAAAGGCGTAGCCAGAGAGGCCGGTTACCGCAGCAAAGTTGCCGTGTTCTCGCGCCAGAGCGGCATCGACCCGGTGGGCTGTTGCGTAGGACTGCGGGGAATACGGATTCAGAACATAGTCAATGAGCTGAACGGCGAGAAGATCGACGTGGTACAGTGGTCCGATGATCCCCGCATTTTTATAGGTAACGCCCTCAGTCCGGCTCAGGTTTTAAGCGTCACCCTTAACGCGACCGAGACCACGGCCCTGGTTAAGGTGCCGGATAAGCATCTCTCTCTGGCTATCGGCAAGGAGGGGCAGAATGTCCGCCTCGCTGCCAAACTGACAGGCTGGCGTATCGATATCAAGAGCGCCTCGGAGATGGAAGCCGAGAAGGCGGCACAAAAGGAGGATGTGACCGGGTCCGAGGTTATTGAACAGGCTGAAGGTATACTGGAAGCTGGAGTCCCTGTTCCTGAAGAAGAAACCGTGGAGGAACCTGCTACCGGAGAGGAAAAGGGACCTGAAGGTGAGGCCTCTGTTGCCGCAGCAGATGGCGAAGCGAAGCCCGAAGGCGTAGGCATCGAAATTTTAATGTCTGTTGACGCAGCTCTGCCGCAGCAGCCATCCAAGATCCGTTTCGCCGAGGAGATCATGGCCGGCAGAAATGGGAAATCACGGAAGAAAGAGGCGCCCAAGAAAGAAGAGGGAAAGGACGCGGGCGTCAAGACCAAGAAAACCAAAGCCAAGAAGAAAACGTATTACGAAGATGAAGACTTTGAGGGTTGA
- the rbfA gene encoding 30S ribosome-binding factor RbfA, which produces MTRRTERLNHLIQIEISDMLRKHINDPRLNGLISVTEVEISNDLKNARVSISTLGDTLDRNEVLKGFNSAAGYMRRELAHRLNIRVTPELSFEFDDSIEHGVNLISLIDRVAAEDKKSGADGLKRSAKRK; this is translated from the coding sequence ATGACCAGGCGCACAGAACGTCTAAATCATTTAATCCAGATCGAAATCAGCGATATGCTGCGCAAGCATATCAACGATCCCCGTCTCAATGGCTTGATCAGCGTAACTGAAGTCGAGATCTCCAACGATCTTAAAAATGCTCGTGTATCCATCAGCACCCTGGGAGACACACTGGACCGGAACGAGGTGTTGAAAGGCTTTAACTCGGCTGCCGGCTACATGAGGCGCGAGCTGGCCCACCGCCTGAATATCAGGGTCACTCCCGAACTCAGCTTTGAATTTGATGACTCCATCGAGCACGGCGTTAACCTTATCAGTTTGATCGATAGGGTAGCAGCGGAGGATAAAAAAAGTGGGGCGGATGGGCTTAAACGGTCTGCTAAACGTAAATAA
- a CDS encoding inositol-3-phosphate synthase, which translates to MGKINVAIIGVGNCASSFVQGVHYYKKAKDDEFVPGLMHINLGGYHIKDINFVAAIDIDRNKVGKDLAEAIFTAPNNTYKFCDVPTTGVKVVRGMTHDGLGKYLGKIIEKAPGPTANIVNILKEVKADVAINYLPVGSEEATKWYVEQLLNAGVGLVNCIPVFIAREPYWHNRFHEAGLPVIGDDIKSQVGATIVHRVLTRLFRDRGVKLERTYQLNFGGNTDFYNMLERERLESKKISKTNAVTSQIDYEMNPDNIHVGPSDYVPWLLDRKFCHIRMEGRTFGDVPLNLECKLEVWDSPNSAGVVIDAIRCLKIARDRGLAGSIVAPSSYFMKSPPIQYSDDEARRRVEQFITGQEQQKPICLPDSA; encoded by the coding sequence ATGGGAAAAATAAACGTAGCCATTATTGGAGTCGGCAATTGTGCTTCCTCCTTCGTCCAGGGAGTGCATTATTACAAGAAAGCCAAGGACGATGAGTTCGTGCCGGGCCTTATGCATATCAACCTGGGAGGCTACCACATCAAGGATATCAACTTCGTGGCGGCTATAGACATCGATCGTAACAAGGTTGGCAAAGACCTTGCAGAGGCCATTTTCACCGCACCCAACAATACATATAAATTCTGTGATGTCCCCACTACCGGCGTAAAGGTGGTGCGGGGCATGACCCATGACGGACTGGGTAAATACCTCGGTAAAATCATTGAGAAGGCGCCGGGACCCACGGCCAATATCGTTAATATACTTAAAGAGGTCAAAGCGGATGTCGCAATCAACTACCTGCCGGTCGGCAGCGAAGAGGCGACAAAATGGTATGTCGAACAACTTCTCAACGCGGGTGTGGGACTGGTCAATTGCATCCCCGTCTTCATAGCGCGGGAGCCGTACTGGCACAACCGTTTCCATGAAGCCGGCCTGCCGGTTATCGGCGACGATATCAAGTCCCAGGTCGGCGCTACGATCGTTCACCGCGTACTTACACGTCTTTTTCGGGATCGCGGCGTCAAGTTGGAGCGCACCTACCAGCTCAATTTCGGAGGCAATACCGATTTCTATAACATGCTGGAGCGCGAGCGCCTTGAGTCCAAGAAAATATCCAAAACCAACGCCGTCACATCCCAGATAGACTATGAAATGAATCCCGATAATATACATGTCGGCCCCAGCGACTATGTGCCCTGGCTGCTGGACCGCAAGTTCTGCCATATCAGAATGGAGGGTCGCACCTTTGGCGATGTGCCTCTTAACCTTGAATGCAAGCTTGAGGTCTGGGACAGCCCCAACTCCGCGGGCGTGGTGATTGATGCCATCCGCTGCCTCAAGATTGCCAGGGACCGCGGTCTGGCCGGATCCATCGTAGCCCCCAGCTCCTATTTCATGAAATCACCGCCCATCCAGTATTCAGACGACGAAGCACGCAGGCGCGTTGAACAGTTTATAACAGGGCAAGAACAGCAGAAGCCCATTTGCCTGCCGGATTCAGCGTAG
- a CDS encoding YlxR family protein gives MRVEHKPQQPRIRHVPERTCIACRRKAGKRELVRLVCSGAAIEADLKGKKPGRGVYLCPSRECWEKGFKSNRVEHGLRTNLSEDNRLLLLEYGRGLTKKESTQ, from the coding sequence TTGAGGGTTGAACATAAGCCGCAGCAACCTCGGATCAGGCATGTGCCGGAGCGCACCTGCATCGCTTGCCGGAGAAAGGCAGGAAAACGTGAGCTCGTCCGCCTGGTATGTTCAGGTGCAGCTATTGAGGCCGACCTGAAAGGGAAAAAGCCGGGACGCGGCGTCTACCTCTGCCCCTCGAGAGAATGCTGGGAAAAGGGATTTAAAAGCAATCGTGTTGAGCATGGATTGCGTACAAATTTATCTGAAGATAACCGGCTTCTGCTGCTGGAATACGGTAGAGGCCTGACAAAGAAGGAAAGTACTCAATGA
- a CDS encoding histidinol phosphate phosphatase domain-containing protein — translation MLTYSVIYDFHSHTFHSDGALSTLELIRRAVVRGYSAIAVTDHIGAGGLERIIKEVSRDCELSGSHWDIVAVPGVELTHVPHEAIDGLAKRAKELGARLVVVHGESPVEPVEEGTNLAAVKSKYVDILAHPGHMTSEVAELAAKNEVFIEITTRRGHCVTNAHVAKMARAAGALMLLNSDSHSEDDLLTTALANETLIQAGVNSREIDQILEHNPMKLLQRIRRRS, via the coding sequence ATGCTAACTTATAGCGTGATATATGACTTCCACTCGCACACCTTTCACAGCGACGGCGCCCTTTCCACACTGGAGTTAATCCGACGTGCCGTGGTGAGAGGATATTCGGCTATCGCAGTAACCGATCATATAGGAGCCGGTGGACTGGAAAGGATTATAAAAGAGGTAAGCCGGGACTGCGAACTGTCCGGCTCTCACTGGGATATTGTAGCTGTGCCCGGTGTTGAACTCACGCATGTGCCCCATGAGGCCATTGACGGACTGGCAAAGAGAGCCAAAGAACTGGGAGCAAGGCTTGTAGTAGTTCACGGCGAATCACCCGTTGAGCCGGTTGAGGAAGGGACAAATCTTGCGGCTGTGAAATCAAAATATGTCGATATACTGGCACACCCCGGCCATATGACTTCCGAGGTGGCAGAGCTCGCTGCAAAGAACGAGGTTTTTATTGAGATTACTACAAGACGGGGTCACTGCGTTACCAATGCGCATGTGGCTAAGATGGCCCGTGCAGCTGGGGCATTGATGTTGTTGAACTCGGACAGCCATAGTGAGGACGATCTGCTGACGACTGCCCTGGCAAATGAAACTCTGATCCAGGCTGGTGTCAACAGCCGGGAGATCGATCAGATACTGGAGCACAACCCGATGAAGCTTCTTCAAAGGATCAGGCGGCGGTCCTGA
- the infB gene encoding translation initiation factor IF-2 has protein sequence MKNRQEQAPGENTSGKSQIGLPPVITVKQLADQMGVSGIEIIKQLMRSGIMANINQSLDYEVASKLVAEFGFTAKKLLAGAQGRQKVSPLNAKLHSRPPVITIMGHVDHGKTSLLDAIRQTNVADGEAGAITQHIGAYQVEMKGRKITFLDTPGHEAFTAMRARGARATDIAVLVVAADDGVMPQTIEALDHARAAGVSIVVALNKIDKANANPDRIKQQLSDLGVVIEEWGGDVICVPVSAKKKQGIDDLLENLLLVADILELKAEVDCPAEGIVIEAKLDKNRGPLATLLVQKGILKTGDNLVIGTVGGKIKAMFDDDGKNIRKAEPATPVEILGMNSVPDAGQVFQVVSDEKEAKALIEKNRNAGLATTTSRGVSLTAVAAQASAGEIKELNIILKTDVHGSIEPIKDSLERLSNDKTRVKVIHTGTGAITESNILLAAASRAVVIGFNSKLETGAVRMAEQEKISVRQYNVIYKLIEDVEKALEGLLEPEYIDVVAGQAEVRAVFEAGKKGRIAGSQIKEGKATRDSLVRIIRGGKVIAESKVAGLRRFKDDVKEVATGMECGVKLENFNDLEVGDILQFVRQEKVD, from the coding sequence ATGAAAAACAGGCAGGAACAAGCGCCGGGCGAGAACACGTCCGGTAAGTCGCAAATAGGATTACCCCCGGTAATAACGGTCAAACAGCTTGCCGATCAGATGGGCGTAAGCGGAATTGAGATAATCAAACAATTGATGCGCAGCGGCATAATGGCCAACATCAACCAGTCGCTGGACTACGAAGTCGCCTCAAAACTGGTAGCTGAATTCGGTTTCACTGCTAAGAAGCTGCTGGCCGGCGCCCAGGGCAGGCAGAAGGTGTCCCCGCTGAACGCCAAACTGCACTCTCGCCCGCCGGTTATCACCATCATGGGTCATGTCGATCACGGCAAAACAAGTCTATTGGATGCCATCCGTCAGACCAACGTGGCTGATGGAGAGGCAGGCGCCATCACCCAACATATAGGCGCTTACCAGGTCGAGATGAAAGGCCGCAAGATTACTTTCCTTGATACACCCGGCCATGAAGCGTTCACCGCTATGCGTGCCAGGGGCGCCAGGGCCACGGATATAGCTGTCCTGGTAGTAGCTGCAGACGATGGCGTTATGCCTCAGACTATCGAGGCGCTGGATCATGCGCGGGCGGCGGGCGTAAGTATAGTCGTAGCGCTCAATAAAATCGACAAGGCCAATGCCAATCCCGACCGCATCAAGCAGCAGCTTTCTGACCTCGGTGTGGTAATCGAGGAATGGGGCGGCGATGTAATCTGTGTTCCCGTTTCGGCCAAGAAGAAACAGGGCATCGACGACCTGCTGGAGAACCTTCTGCTGGTTGCCGATATCCTGGAGCTTAAGGCGGAGGTGGATTGTCCCGCTGAAGGCATAGTTATAGAGGCCAAGCTTGATAAAAATCGTGGTCCCTTAGCAACGCTACTGGTGCAAAAAGGCATCCTCAAAACGGGTGATAACCTTGTCATAGGCACCGTAGGCGGCAAGATCAAGGCCATGTTCGATGACGATGGAAAAAATATACGTAAAGCTGAGCCGGCAACTCCTGTGGAAATCCTGGGTATGAATTCTGTACCCGATGCGGGCCAGGTATTCCAGGTTGTGAGCGATGAAAAGGAAGCTAAAGCTCTGATCGAGAAAAACAGGAACGCCGGGCTGGCCACGACCACGTCCAGGGGCGTCAGCCTCACGGCGGTAGCCGCGCAGGCCAGCGCAGGCGAGATAAAGGAGCTGAATATCATCCTCAAGACCGACGTGCATGGCAGCATCGAGCCGATCAAGGATTCGCTGGAGCGCCTGAGCAATGACAAAACCAGGGTCAAGGTCATCCATACGGGCACCGGCGCCATTACAGAGAGCAATATACTGCTGGCGGCGGCCTCCCGGGCGGTTGTAATAGGATTCAACAGCAAGCTTGAAACCGGCGCCGTACGCATGGCTGAACAGGAGAAGATCAGCGTTCGCCAGTATAATGTGATCTACAAGCTTATTGAAGATGTGGAAAAGGCGCTTGAAGGACTGCTTGAACCGGAATACATTGATGTAGTGGCCGGCCAGGCGGAGGTCCGAGCCGTATTCGAGGCCGGCAAGAAAGGCCGGATTGCCGGCTCACAGATCAAAGAAGGCAAGGCAACCAGAGATTCACTGGTCAGGATCATACGCGGAGGTAAGGTGATAGCTGAATCCAAGGTAGCCGGCCTGCGACGCTTCAAGGACGATGTCAAAGAGGTTGCGACTGGGATGGAATGCGGTGTGAAACTTGAAAATTTCAATGATCTCGAGGTCGGCGATATCCTACAATTCGTCCGCCAGGAAAAGGTGGACTGA
- a CDS encoding DUF5679 domain-containing protein, with the protein MTQAYCFKDRKKVEIKNPVNVKLKNGRPATKGVCPICGTKVFRIGKS; encoded by the coding sequence ATGACCCAGGCTTACTGCTTCAAGGATAGGAAAAAGGTAGAGATCAAGAATCCTGTGAATGTAAAACTGAAGAATGGAAGGCCGGCGACCAAAGGCGTTTGCCCGATCTGCGGGACCAAAGTATTTCGTATCGGCAAAAGCTAA
- a CDS encoding universal stress protein — protein MFKKILVPLDGSTEAETVLPYVRDIAIRFDSEVDILGVGLGSKRRRVNQLLDNYVHHAVEHLQKNDITCRAVLLYSDSHQELLNYTEVTALEHEIKAKGRMLYGGPPESILAYSRDHHVNLIIMATHGIGGLRRWWLGSVFEKVVSRATVPVLGIHSKQVREMDRDRKATFKRILAPLDGSETGGAAMHDAEAVALKTGASIVLVHVLPAPHAIEARWLGPEFNGFVKAMHDAGQKYLDKVDTRLRDRGLDVKVRIVSGDPAGKIIEVAREEKADLIAMSTHGRSGIARWVLGSVADKILHEARIPMWLVRPRQIIKEMLKDSGQDGK, from the coding sequence ATGTTTAAGAAAATACTGGTCCCGCTCGATGGTTCCACCGAGGCGGAGACCGTACTTCCATACGTCAGGGACATTGCCATCAGGTTTGACTCGGAGGTTGATATCCTGGGAGTCGGGCTCGGCAGTAAAAGGCGCAGAGTCAATCAGCTACTGGACAACTATGTACACCACGCAGTCGAGCATCTTCAGAAGAACGACATAACCTGCAGGGCTGTGCTGCTTTACAGCGACTCGCATCAAGAGCTGCTCAATTACACGGAGGTCACCGCCCTGGAGCACGAGATAAAAGCCAAGGGTCGGATGCTTTACGGTGGTCCGCCCGAGAGCATCCTCGCTTATTCACGCGATCACCACGTGAACCTCATCATTATGGCCACGCATGGGATCGGCGGCCTTCGCAGATGGTGGCTGGGCAGCGTATTTGAAAAGGTGGTCTCCCGGGCAACCGTGCCTGTACTGGGTATACACAGCAAACAGGTGAGGGAAATGGACAGGGACAGAAAGGCCACTTTCAAGCGTATCCTCGCACCCCTGGACGGATCTGAGACAGGCGGGGCGGCTATGCATGATGCCGAGGCCGTAGCTCTCAAGACCGGCGCTTCGATAGTGCTGGTCCATGTTCTGCCCGCGCCTCATGCCATCGAGGCACGCTGGCTGGGTCCCGAATTTAACGGATTCGTTAAAGCCATGCACGATGCAGGACAGAAATACCTCGATAAAGTCGACACACGGCTAAGAGACAGGGGCCTCGATGTAAAAGTCAGGATCGTATCGGGTGATCCCGCCGGCAAAATTATTGAAGTGGCCAGAGAAGAAAAGGCCGACCTCATCGCCATGTCCACACATGGCAGGAGCGGCATCGCGCGCTGGGTGCTGGGCAGCGTGGCAGACAAGATATTGCATGAGGCCAGAATCCCTATGTGGCTTGTGAGACCACGTCAGATCATCAAAGAGATGCTTAAAGATAGTGGCCAGGACGGCAAGTGA
- a CDS encoding isoprenyl transferase, with protein sequence MSKKQRLPQHVAIVMDGNGRWASRRRKPRLYGHKQGALHARDFVEIFAEYGIPYLTLYAFSTENWSRPKAEVDGIIKLLSENLDRAVKIAHEQNIRIRHLGKEDRLPEAIRRKARAAIEKTSNNSGLTVNVAFNYGGRSEIVNAAQQIIRSRIKSDSLDEHVFSRYLYTAGIPDPDLFIRTGGEMRISNFLIWQSAYAELYFTPVLWPDFGRDELEKALTDFGRRQRRFGGLKSQ encoded by the coding sequence CTGTCAAAGAAACAAAGGCTGCCTCAGCATGTGGCCATTGTAATGGATGGAAATGGCAGGTGGGCCTCCCGTAGGCGCAAACCACGCCTGTACGGTCACAAGCAGGGTGCGCTTCATGCGCGCGATTTTGTGGAGATCTTCGCTGAATACGGGATCCCTTACCTGACTCTTTATGCTTTCTCGACCGAAAATTGGAGCAGACCCAAGGCAGAGGTTGACGGCATAATCAAACTCCTCTCCGAAAACCTCGACCGGGCGGTTAAGATAGCTCACGAGCAGAATATCCGCATCCGTCACCTTGGCAAAGAAGACCGGCTGCCGGAAGCAATTCGAAGAAAAGCCCGGGCCGCTATCGAAAAGACCAGCAATAACTCCGGCCTGACGGTTAATGTCGCCTTCAATTACGGGGGCAGGAGCGAAATAGTCAACGCTGCGCAGCAAATCATACGCAGCAGAATTAAATCCGATAGCCTGGATGAACATGTTTTCTCAAGATATCTGTACACGGCCGGAATACCCGACCCCGATCTTTTCATAAGGACCGGTGGAGAGATGCGCATAAGCAATTTTCTTATCTGGCAGTCGGCATACGCCGAACTCTATTTCACGCCGGTGCTCTGGCCCGACTTCGGCCGCGATGAGCTTGAGAAAGCGCTGACTGACTTCGGCAGACGTCAGCGCAGGTTCGGCGGATTAAAGTCGCAATAA
- a CDS encoding NAD(P)/FAD-dependent oxidoreductase, translated as MYDIIVIGAGITGSYAAQELARLGHSVAVLEKHPEPGHKTSCTGIISRACLDMLPGSHSVIQNEARSAKVFSPAGNHVRIERETTQAYILDRTALDRLVAEQAGKTGVDYFFSSLATGLQSDDSGIYVKATQGSRPLELSARACVIACGPSPDLIGQIGLGRIREYAHGAQTEVTCKNIDEVEVYSGRHIAPGFFAWLVPTHAGKAKAGLLSNRNPGPSIAAFLRYLEGRGKILPTSPDISYGSIPLKPLTKTYTDRVLVVGDAAGQTKPTTGGGIYFGLICAGIAVRTLDESLKAGDLSTKRLALYQKRWHKILKHELDIDYWAHRFYQGLTDRQSEHIFQVILHHGIHESLLTSPDITFDWHSKVILDAIRHRSLQRSLVKFKLFPPPA; from the coding sequence ATGTATGACATAATTGTGATCGGCGCCGGCATAACCGGGAGCTATGCTGCTCAAGAGCTTGCCCGACTGGGACACTCAGTCGCAGTTCTGGAAAAACATCCGGAGCCGGGCCATAAAACAAGCTGTACCGGAATAATAAGCCGGGCCTGCCTCGATATGCTGCCCGGCTCACACAGCGTAATCCAGAATGAGGCGAGGTCGGCCAAAGTCTTTTCGCCGGCAGGCAACCATGTCAGAATTGAACGTGAGACCACTCAGGCTTACATCCTTGATCGTACGGCGCTCGACCGGCTCGTAGCGGAACAGGCCGGTAAAACCGGGGTTGATTATTTCTTTTCCTCGCTCGCCACCGGCCTGCAAAGCGACGATAGCGGCATTTATGTTAAAGCCACGCAGGGCTCAAGGCCGCTGGAATTGTCCGCCCGGGCTTGTGTGATTGCCTGCGGGCCGTCGCCGGATCTGATAGGGCAGATCGGCCTGGGACGGATTCGCGAGTATGCACACGGCGCTCAGACAGAGGTAACCTGTAAGAATATCGATGAGGTAGAGGTATACTCGGGCAGGCACATAGCGCCGGGATTCTTTGCCTGGCTGGTGCCGACACATGCCGGCAAAGCCAAAGCCGGCCTTTTAAGCAACAGAAATCCGGGACCTTCAATCGCCGCTTTCCTGAGATATCTTGAGGGGCGAGGGAAAATACTTCCCACCTCCCCTGATATTAGTTACGGCTCTATCCCTCTTAAGCCGCTGACAAAGACTTATACTGATCGTGTATTAGTGGTCGGCGATGCCGCTGGACAGACCAAGCCTACTACAGGCGGAGGAATCTATTTTGGACTTATCTGTGCAGGGATAGCCGTGCGAACACTCGATGAATCACTCAAGGCCGGGGACCTTTCAACCAAACGTCTTGCGCTTTACCAGAAACGCTGGCATAAAATCCTGAAGCATGAGCTTGACATAGATTACTGGGCGCACCGATTTTATCAAGGCCTGACAGATCGTCAGTCCGAACATATCTTCCAGGTCATCCTGCACCATGGTATACACGAGTCCCTGCTGACCTCCCCGGACATCACCTTTGACTGGCACAGCAAAGTAATTCTGGATGCCATCAGGCACCGTTCTCTGCAACGGTCGCTGGTAAAATTCAAGCTGTTCCCGCCACCCGCTTAA